DNA sequence from the Juglans microcarpa x Juglans regia isolate MS1-56 chromosome 5S, Jm3101_v1.0, whole genome shotgun sequence genome:
AGATAGGTCCAAACATCTCGGTTGTTGGAGAAACTCCATGTACGACTGGGAAGAAAACTGTAGCGGCTCTGTCGTTGTTGTTGACGGTGCCGCCCCGACAAAACAACTCTCGACCAACCTCCCTCAATGCCTCCGCCACTTTCCGCCATCCCATTCCATCTATGTCTTCAGGGATGAAGATAAAATTTCGGTGCCCACCCCGTCGGTACTCTACCAGTGCCAAGAACACTCCTTGTGAGTTTGAGCACCTTTGTGCTATAAAACCTCTATGTATGTGTATCTATATCCATTTATCTATTTATCTGATTTTTGAGGGTGATAAGAGACAATATTAATCAAGAAACTCTTGTCTCTGGACGTACCCACATTTGATTCAGTTGAATTTCAAATTCAGCTTGTTTCTTCGTGTATCTTATCAGTTTCAGTTTAGATCCTTGTATAATTTTGTATAGCTTTTGGTTTACTTTACCATAACTAAGAGATGAAAGTCTTTCATGCATGcttattttcttattgtttctgttatttttgtcatttgcTTCAAAGATATGCCTGGTATTATTTGGTAATAGCTTGTGATAATAGTGTGTAGCCTCTTCGCATTAGTTTGTGATACAAATCTTTGATTGAAACTGAAGCTTCAAATTTTTACTGTTGCAGGttacttcatttattttgtatttgctCTTGTCACTGCTTGTAAGGATTGGCCATGTTGGTCTCACTCTTGTGGTTTTATCCTCATGGGTAGGCCTTTAGTCTTAATTACATACTAGTATCCATTTTAAGAAATCCATTAACGtatttgaattttgtgaatttttcttTGCAGCTTTGCCAAGAATCCTGTTTTTTGCggtgtttcttcttcttttatcatTCTGGTATGTTCTTTGTTTCATTGTGATATTATTCCAATTTTATCTGCTATGCTTCTCTTTGAATGTTAGCATGGATTTCATTACTTTTCCTTCGAAtcttttttcattaataatagTGGAATCCCTGGTGAAGAGTATAAGGGGGTTCTAACCCAACCTTGTCCAGGAaacaatccaataaacttaCAATTATGGTAGTTTCTTATATGATTTCTTGTAGAATCTATAAACATTAAGCACAAGCAAAATACGTAGATACACCCCTGAAAGTTTTCAAGGTAACAGTACTAACATGTAGGAATAATATGACCTAGTCTTTCTTTTGGGTTGGAAGATTACTCACACCCGCAGAAAGAGTGATTCTTgttaaaaatgactattttttataagtataccACCTTTGTTGAAAAAGTACTGGGGGCACTACCCAAGTATATTAGAGGTATACAAAGGGGAACACCTAGTTTAATTTCTCTTAATCATGAATGCAATAGCCAATCATGTGAATGTAGAAAATACAGCCTTTCGTCCCAAAGGATTCCATAAAGGAAGGGGGATCGGCAGCAACTTCAGTTGCAATTTGTTGCTCAAATTTTGGGTGGCAACTCTGGGCTACTAATCCCCTTGAATCCTTATGGTGGAATAAGGCACATGTAAGAATAGCTTTCTTGGTTTGGACAGCTGCTTTAGGAAGATCGGCATTACGAATAATTTAAGAAAGAGGAACATACTTgtcaaaaaaggaagaggaaatTATTGTGATGGGTTGGTGATGCATGGGTAGGAGTGGGGAAACTATAGATCATTTCTTATTGCATTGTCAAGTGCTATTTGGAATGATATTCTTGGTCTGTTCAATTTAGATTGGATCCTGCTTAGTAGTGTGGTGGATCTTTTGGCACATAGGAAAGGGAGGTAGCTCTTATAAGAAGAATTGACTGAGCATGAGGATAAGGAGAAGACAGTGGCAGCccttgaggattttttttttcaaaacgttGTATCATTGGATGATTGCTCATTTGGTTttttatctctaattttttcTCAGGACTTCCTTACccatttttttgtctttatgtgtgtttctcatgtatttttattttttattttttataagtacgtGTTTCTCATGTTTAcaccctattttttttttattagtatgttTACACCCTATTTAATCAGGCAAAACTTTTTATCATTAagtttacttgtaaaaaaaaactgGCATAGATTTTAGTGGGCTAAATATgtccatgaatttcttgtttcGGTTGTAAATCCTAGTTATGTATTACTCATATATACGTCCTGTGTgcttaggctatgcctattataTTATGAACAAAACTTCTTgactacctataaaaaaaaatggcatagAGTTTAAAAGGACCGTTCAAAGGCAAGTTTTGTGGGAGGAAACATTGTCTAATACTGTGGTCAGAATCCCTAAATGTTGGTTATCagatgtattaatatttaatggaTACTGAAATGAAAAACTCTTTTACAGGGcagtcattttcttaatatcTTCACATTGTGGTTGAGGTTCTGCTGGTTGGAGCCCTCTGCACAAATGTTCTGTTTATTTTCAAACTTCTTACTTTGCGTTTTCTATACAATGCACAAAGTTCTGCTTAAAATGCTATGAGAGTAATGCTAAATAATTATGTAGTTGTTTATCTATCCCAAATAGCTTTGATAAGCAAGTGATATCTGTTGTCTACCACTATCATATGCTATTTGATTAATTTTAGAACTCTTGAAGTCCGTCCTTAAATATGTAATGGACTGGCGTTTGGGTAAAGCTGTTCTGGATCAAGATTGGTAATGACGTCAGTTTAAAATTTCCATCAACTGTACTTTCAGTGAGTAAATTTAAACAGAAGATCCAGAAGTgcagtattttattcaattagCTATATCCAAACATTATCATTACATTTGATAGATGTAAAATTTTCTTTCAGACTAGTGCTTCCGATGAGCAATATTCTATGTTTCTTCGgcggattttttttatagggttGACCTTTGCCATCAGGCAAATGATGAGGACGAGGAATATGAAGAAAGTAGTTCTCAGGAGGCTCTTTTGGATAAGAACTTAAACAAATCATGCCCATCACTAATGGATGGTCATAGAAAGTGTTTTCCCCTTCGCTGTCTCCATGTTGGAAGCCACCAAAAGATTGTGATAGCGGTATGCCAAATAGTGAAAAATCTCTTGTTTAGTATCTGCATATGCTTCTTAAGATAGACTATTGCTGTATTGTCCCTATTTTATTGTTATGTACTCATCGGAAAGAACGACTTTATTTGAATCTGTCATTAACTCCTTATTTACCAGGTTATTGTGCTAGTTTTTGTTGTAATGATGGCTTGTGCTCTGATAATCTGGATTGGGATGGGAAAAAATTCTATCGACTCTGCAGTTGTGGCTCGGGTATGGACACAGTAATTAAAGTTCTGCTTTTCTGCTATGATGTCATTATAGATCGCTTtctaatgtttttttaaagagtacCCATTGAACATTGAATTTCTGTTATCATTGCCATTGCAACATGTTTCAAAGCATCTTATtgctttatatattaaattgaaatcCAATATACTGCAtagatataaattttgtttcttctagGCTGCTGGAAATATTTCTAGTGACCTAGTTGGGTCTCATAGCTCCTGTGTATATATGCAGTAAATTAGTTGGGGTTACAGTCTTTTGATGATTGCTTTAGAGTGATTGGAATTTGTGAAGAGGAGATATTGAAGTAGGGCACAGTAGAAGGCTAATCTCACACTTTGTTTATTAAAGGATAACAAACTTTTTGAAGATATAGCtattagaatattgaataaCTTGTCtgttaaaatctttttatattaaagACATGTTCTCAACTATAGTAAATCACTATTGCCCTGTGttcttgggctatgcctatttctgTCAATAAAACTTgcttattgattaaaaaaatgttaagcACAATTGTCTGGTAATAAAACAATAGATTCCCCTTTACTTTTGGTGCTTCAAAGAAATGGTTGTGCAGCCATAGTTGTTCCATATTATATCTTAATCATATATCGTTAGTGTTATTAATTGCTTAAAAATATCGACggaattattttgttatagtaAAAAGCATATCATGAGTGTTCCAAAATGGTATTGAAGCATTCTGGCTTTTGCTTATAAGTAACAATTAGTGAAGCCATGGTGCAATGATTCTACTCATCATGCAGGTGTATGTAGACTTCTTCGCCATAGCAATACTTTTATTAGGAGGGGCATTGGCATATTATGGTGAGCAATTGCAATTACATTAGTCAGCTTCTCTTGCAATATCTTTATCTGACATATTGCCTATTGCTTTCTTTGATGTAATGCCTTAGTGCTCCCATCCTGTTAGTAGAATGGCATCAGATCGATGATGGGatactttttatatttcataattcTTTTAGTAGGTAATTTTATATCTTCGCTTTTCCCCTTCATTTATCTTGTAAGTCCCATCTACTTGGGTTATGCTCTTTGGTTTTCTAATAGGATCTTAGTAATGAAAATATAAGTGCGAACGCATAATGCTTATAGAACACTTTTATAACATTAGTTTTCCACTTTTCCTGGGTATGATGCAGTCATCAATCATCAAAGATATTGCTTTTTATGAGAGAATATTTTCAGCAGAGGAGTTTGGTCAATTCAAATGGTTGAAATGATATATTGTGGATGGATTAGTGGTAATgcaaaatagtaatttttttccctttctctaaAGATCATCCCAAAGGATGGCTGTCACTATAAATTCAGATCATTATGgcaatttataaattgactGGATTATGACAAGATAAAATAAACCATGATTTTTCACTTCAGTGTACATAAAAGAACTAGTTTGCAGTATGTAAGAATTTAGTGGAttagtttttcatgacttagtTATAAGTGACAATACGGCTAATACATCTTGATGATAAAGGTTCTGTTAAAGTGAAAAACTCTTTTTAATGTCATCTCTGTTTatattcttattctttttcctcCATTGTTGCTAATGTTAACTTTTGTGCGATGAGTTCCATTCAGGACTTCTATTATGCTTAAAAACGAGCAAAGTTAGATCCGAGCAAGCTTCATCTGAAAAGTGGAAGGTATCAAATccattgttattttattatcttctttatTACTAATTTTGTGCAGTGACATACCCCATATTGGATATAATTTATATGGTGGCTCCCTTATAAAATTACCcagtattatatatg
Encoded proteins:
- the LOC121267370 gene encoding tobamovirus multiplication protein 1-like; amino-acid sequence: MFELREESCFPRVLVCLNVFLALVDAIIAVLAFYQLMRIHSRNSQVVWTRQKVCHLMIGSSSMGYFIYFVFALVTACKDWPCWSHSCGFILMALPRILFFAVFLLLLSFWVDLCHQANDEDEEYEESSSQEALLDKNLNKSCPSLMDGHRKCFPLRCLHVGSHQKIVIAVIVLVFVVMMACALIIWIGMGKNSIDSAVVARVYVDFFAIAILLLGGALAYYGLLLCLKTSKVRSEQASSEKWKFAGLAVVSVLCFTSSSFVALLTDIPMLHHWPQHRSNVVCASLLLLVYYFIGSSIPSAFILWTMRELPTSVSAKPREASTITFVADSSAVVQNPQRWTAATQNQTSRGSPI